The Sylvia atricapilla isolate bSylAtr1 chromosome 3, bSylAtr1.pri, whole genome shotgun sequence genome has a window encoding:
- the LOC136359527 gene encoding mitochondrial amidoxime reducing component 2-like: protein MSGPWGAAGPARQGWLWGAAALLALGAVLGAWRWAGPRRRRRLQRVGTVLRLFVYPVKSCRGVSVRRAQVTPMGLRCGDLRDRFWLVVREDGHMVTARQEPRLVLISADCDNGHLILEAGDMERISVPVKLPAKNPIRNCRVFGQDIQGRDCGDEVAQWITTFLNSEPCRLVHFEPSMVPRKSKDTIALFRNTDEVAYPDCSPVLIISEASMDDLNNRLEKKAKIQNFRPNIFVTDCSAFEEDSWEDILIGDVEMKGTVCCGRCILTTVNPDTGVIDRKEPLETLKSYRLCDPSEKHIYKTSPLFGKYFAVDKTGTIQVGDPVYKMVWE from the exons ATGAGCGGCCCGTGGGGCGCGGCGGGCCCGGCGcggcagggctggctgtggggggcggcggcgctgcTGGCGCTGGGCGCCGTGCTCGGGGCCTGGCGCTGGGccggcccgcgccgccgccgccgcctgcAGCGGGTCGGGACGGTGCTCAGGCTCTTCGTGTACCCGGTGAAGTCGTGCCGGGGGGTGTCGGTGCGGCGGGCGCAGGTGACGCCGATGGGGCTGCGCTGCGGGGACCTGCGGGACAG GTTCTGGCTCGTGGTCAGGGAGGACGGGCACATGGTGACAGCTCGCCAGGAGCCGCGGCTCGTCCTCATTTCTGCCGACTGTGACAACGGGCACCTGATCTTGGAGGCCGGGGACATGGAGAGGATAAGCGTGCCTGTAAAGCTCCCCGCGAAAAACCCCATCCGCAACTGCAG GGTGTTTGGACAGGATATCCAGGGCAGGGACTGTGGTGATGAAGTGGCTCAGTGGATCACCACCTTCCTGAACTCAGAGCCCTGTCGACTGGTGCACTTCGAGCCATCCATGGTGCCAAGGAAGTCAAAGGACACGATTGCCCTTTTCCGAAACACTGATGAG GTTGCCTATCCTGACTGCAGCCCAGTCTTGATCATCTCCGAAGCTTCAATGGACGATCTGAAtaacaggctggaaaagaaagcTAAGATACAGAACTTCAggccaaatatttttgtaacagACTGCAGTGCTTTTGAAGAG GACAGCTGGGAGGATATTCTTATTGGTGATGTGGAGATGAAAGGGACCGTGTGTTGTGGCAG GTGTATTTTAACAACTGTTAATCCAGACACTGGCGTTATCGACAGGAAGGAGCCCTTGGAAACATTGAAAAG TTACCGCTTGTGTGACCCATCTGAGAAACACATTTACAAAACCAGCCCTCTCTTTGGGAAATACTTTGCTGTCGACAAAACTGGAACCATTCAAGTTGGAGACCCTGTGTACAAGATGGTCTGGGAATGA